In the Streptomyces formicae genome, one interval contains:
- the drmD gene encoding DISARM system SNF2-like helicase DrmD yields the protein MTTPTTPSAELAGVAQRSARRRGDAQDPTAVPRISDLVEVRGQRWVVADVDHGDARQPGSGAPATLVTLNSVEDGRYNDTLSVIWEVEPGRRRLPAGSLPDVTRTGFDPPERLAAFLDAVRWSAVTSADVRTLQAPFRSGVAVEPYQLEPVSRAVAAPRVNLLLADDVGLGKTIEAGLVALELILRNRAHKIMIVCPAGLTVKWRDEMEEKFGLDFTVIDSERCAEVRRSHGSAANPFNIYPRAIVSLPWLRGPKAQRLLAEVLPQDESEPAATPAKRPFDLLILDEAHHVAPSAPKQLYPVDSQQTKLIRRLAPHFEHRLFLSATPHNGYQESYTALLEIIDSQRFARGVEPDPDAVKDTVVRRLKTDIREPDGTRRFLERSTLALPVEYTEDERRIHGLLKEYAQLRRAKLATRHKGGRKAADLVTLLLKKRLFSSPDAFARTIAVYLDTLRTKKQQAAEEIEDWQETFFDDYADFDDEPLAEAEDDAIARATTLQPGTDNDEAALLEQMQEWALRHQAQADSKANELISYVKAVCLPDGKHWLNERVVIFTEYRDTQIWLQNLLRDHGLGGDRVALLHGGMKADEREHLRLAFQAEPAENPVRILLATDAASEGIDLQRHCHRLVNYDIPFNPNKLEQRIGRIDRYGQTTAPEVVHFIGSGYEKTADTYDADLEFLARVAKKVARMEEDLGKVNAVLAEAVQRRMTGDLSADFDVERAELYADRKARRGGNVAAERDVQAQAMKLKEQVDATVATLGITPPKVARVVSTALPLARQQAITPTVDEREFAQGFYRVPTLTGSWERAAQGLADKLRPEIQRPVTFDAKNVKGRDDVVLAHLGHPLVSMSTRLLRAAVWNQDQTGLARVTAVVSDHPELETAFVGAFGRFVLVGADGVRLHEEVLQAGGWIRREANDGPARFARLERTTTVRELLDSALADSAQASPLVQERLAEAWPQLGEGLVSALEWRARNRQTALESRLENRRRAESDRIAANIDRFRASLRAALGQAPQEDGQLELAFDEAEQQRRDRENWEQRLEALESEKQRETEAIAARYATPQPLLFPVAVVFVVPRREAVQ from the coding sequence ATGACGACGCCGACAACGCCGAGTGCCGAGCTGGCGGGAGTGGCCCAGCGGTCCGCACGGCGCCGTGGGGATGCTCAGGACCCCACGGCCGTACCACGGATCAGCGATCTGGTGGAGGTGCGCGGCCAGCGCTGGGTGGTCGCCGACGTCGACCATGGCGATGCGCGACAGCCGGGCTCGGGTGCACCAGCCACTCTCGTCACCCTCAACAGCGTCGAGGACGGCCGTTACAACGACACCCTCTCCGTCATCTGGGAGGTCGAACCGGGTCGCCGCAGGCTGCCCGCAGGATCGCTCCCCGATGTCACCCGTACCGGTTTCGACCCGCCCGAGCGCCTCGCCGCGTTCCTGGACGCGGTTCGCTGGTCCGCTGTGACCTCGGCGGACGTCCGCACCCTCCAGGCCCCATTCCGCTCTGGCGTTGCCGTTGAGCCGTACCAACTGGAGCCGGTCTCACGGGCCGTCGCCGCACCGCGAGTGAACCTGCTGCTCGCCGACGACGTCGGCCTCGGTAAGACCATCGAGGCCGGTCTGGTCGCCTTGGAGCTGATCCTCCGCAACCGCGCCCACAAGATCATGATCGTGTGTCCGGCCGGTCTCACCGTGAAGTGGCGGGACGAGATGGAGGAGAAGTTCGGTCTCGACTTCACCGTGATCGATTCTGAGCGCTGCGCTGAGGTCCGCCGCAGCCACGGCAGCGCTGCCAACCCCTTCAACATCTATCCGCGGGCCATCGTCAGTCTTCCCTGGCTGCGCGGCCCCAAGGCGCAGCGACTGCTCGCCGAGGTACTGCCGCAGGACGAGTCCGAGCCCGCCGCGACCCCGGCCAAGCGTCCTTTCGACCTGCTCATCCTCGACGAGGCTCACCACGTGGCGCCCTCCGCGCCCAAGCAGCTCTATCCTGTCGACTCCCAGCAGACCAAGCTAATCCGCCGTCTGGCCCCGCACTTCGAACACCGGCTCTTCCTCTCCGCCACCCCGCACAATGGCTACCAGGAGTCGTACACCGCCCTGTTGGAAATCATCGACAGCCAGCGGTTCGCCCGCGGTGTCGAACCGGATCCCGACGCCGTCAAGGACACCGTCGTCCGCCGTCTGAAGACCGACATCCGTGAACCGGACGGCACCCGCCGCTTCCTGGAACGCAGCACCCTCGCCCTTCCAGTCGAGTACACCGAGGACGAGCGCCGCATCCATGGCCTGCTCAAGGAATACGCGCAACTGCGCCGCGCCAAGCTCGCCACCCGTCACAAGGGCGGCCGGAAGGCGGCCGACCTGGTCACTCTGCTCCTCAAGAAGCGCCTGTTCTCCTCCCCGGACGCCTTCGCCCGCACCATCGCCGTCTACCTCGACACCCTGCGGACGAAGAAGCAGCAAGCCGCCGAGGAGATCGAGGACTGGCAGGAAACCTTCTTCGACGACTATGCGGACTTCGACGACGAGCCCCTCGCGGAGGCGGAGGACGACGCGATCGCCCGCGCCACCACCCTCCAGCCCGGCACGGACAACGACGAGGCGGCTCTCCTGGAGCAGATGCAGGAATGGGCCCTGCGGCACCAGGCCCAGGCCGACTCCAAGGCGAACGAACTGATCTCCTACGTCAAGGCCGTCTGCCTCCCAGACGGCAAGCACTGGCTGAACGAACGCGTAGTGATCTTCACCGAGTACCGCGACACCCAGATCTGGCTCCAGAATCTCCTGCGCGACCACGGTCTCGGTGGAGACCGGGTCGCTCTCCTGCACGGCGGCATGAAGGCTGACGAGCGCGAGCACCTTCGCCTCGCCTTCCAAGCCGAACCCGCCGAGAACCCGGTGCGCATTCTGCTCGCCACCGACGCGGCCAGCGAGGGCATCGACCTCCAGCGGCACTGTCACCGCCTGGTCAACTACGACATCCCCTTCAACCCCAACAAGCTGGAACAGCGCATCGGCCGCATCGACCGCTACGGCCAGACCACCGCCCCCGAGGTCGTCCACTTCATCGGCAGCGGTTACGAGAAGACCGCCGACACCTACGACGCTGACTTGGAGTTCCTCGCCCGCGTCGCCAAGAAGGTCGCTCGTATGGAGGAGGACCTCGGCAAGGTCAACGCCGTCCTCGCCGAGGCGGTCCAGCGCCGTATGACCGGCGACCTCTCCGCCGACTTCGACGTGGAACGCGCCGAGCTGTACGCGGACCGCAAGGCCCGCCGTGGCGGCAACGTCGCCGCCGAACGTGACGTCCAGGCCCAGGCCATGAAGCTGAAGGAGCAGGTCGACGCGACCGTTGCCACCCTCGGTATCACCCCGCCCAAGGTTGCCCGCGTCGTCTCCACCGCTCTCCCGCTCGCCCGCCAGCAGGCCATCACCCCGACTGTCGACGAACGTGAATTCGCCCAGGGCTTCTACCGCGTGCCCACCCTCACGGGTTCCTGGGAACGCGCCGCACAGGGTCTTGCCGACAAGCTGCGCCCCGAGATCCAGCGGCCCGTCACCTTCGACGCGAAGAACGTGAAGGGCCGCGACGACGTCGTCCTCGCCCACCTCGGCCACCCCCTGGTATCCATGTCCACCCGGCTTCTGCGCGCCGCCGTCTGGAACCAGGACCAGACCGGCCTGGCCCGCGTCACCGCCGTGGTCAGCGACCACCCCGAGCTGGAGACCGCCTTCGTCGGCGCCTTCGGCCGCTTCGTCCTGGTCGGCGCGGACGGCGTACGCCTGCACGAGGAGGTCCTCCAGGCCGGCGGCTGGATCCGACGCGAAGCGAACGACGGGCCGGCCCGCTTCGCCCGCCTGGAGCGCACCACCACCGTCCGCGAACTCCTCGACAGCGCCCTCGCCGACTCGGCCCAGGCCTCCCCACTCGTCCAGGAACGTCTCGCCGAAGCCTGGCCGCAGCTCGGCGAAGGTCTGGTCTCCGCCCTGGAATGGCGGGCCCGAAACCGTCAGACCGCCCTTGAGAGCCGTCTGGAGAACCGCCGCCGCGCCGAATCCGACCGGATCGCCGCCAACATCGACCGGTTCCGCGCATCCCTGCGCGCCGCCCTCGGACAAGCCCCGCAGGAGGATGGCCAGTTGGAGCTGGCCTTCGACGAGGCCGAGCAGCAGCGCCGCGACCGCGAGAACTGGGAGCAGCGTCTGGAAGCCCTGGAGAGCGAGAAGCAGCGCGAGACTGAGGCGATCGCCGCCCGCTACGCCACCCCGCAGCCCCTTCTCTTCCCCGTCGCCGTCGTCTTCGTCGTTCCCCGCCGGGAGGCCGTGCAGTGA
- a CDS encoding Eco57I restriction-modification methylase domain-containing protein, which translates to MDSVDKPARVRLRYEHGVWQSDPVVGQQSWIRFVLGELLGWGDALTEGSALADALAVDVPAHDERVAPTFALLDPDSTALDAAGDGPVGGASLAADCAILGLTVPAGQHPARRVPDSPWSATPIDRMAHLCRHHGTELGLVTDGRWWALVWAPRGGVTTSAIFDTVAWTEQAERVVVRAFLSLLSRRRFFAVADDEMLLPLLRESLDNQEDVTDALGVQVRQAVELLVEAIGRADIAERAKGGRGLADVPAQEVYRGAVAIMMRVVFLLFAEERGLLPSDNELYVQAYSASRLCADLEERARETTEEDLEQTRSGWHRLIALFNAVYGGVDHPSLPLHAYDGSIFDPDTYPWLEGRGTREGDPTDPLPIDDRTVLHMLQSVQHVWIGTGKKRERRRLTFRTLDVEQIGYVYEGLLSYQGRRAEDTVVGLIGKPGLEAEVLLTDLEAKAARSADVAGLAGMLAEEFNKTTGIGTAGKLAKSLAPMGDSVRGDARRKLLAATGGDLDLAERLLPLYGIIRRDLRDLPVVIRAGALYVTESALRKNTGTHYTPKSLAQKVADGALEPLVYEQAHGPLTTSDKTQWRPKHSSELLKLKVADIAMGSAAFLVAACRYLAGALVEAWSREGDVRAKTYLESAGSLSASAVEAEADPVMVEARRQVIEHCLYGVDINPMAVEMAKLSLWLVSMDPQRPFTFLDDRLVAGDSLLGITSVEQLEAMHLDPARGRRIHDGIDFTGGVRRVVREVADERRKLAGIPGVGLKELEEKRAILESVREKTRQAGVFADLVVGAALAGAGRGEKEQNQLSFAAVTAAHAVVDAGGEGEVAAAELRKAGRLAGEWLATGQPEGAFDREPVHLPLVFPEVWEEQGGFDAVVGNPPFLGGKKLTGSFGEPYREYLVGELGRSVRGNADLVAYFLLRAHELLNERGQAGLIATNTLAQGDTREVGLDQLVADEVELRQAVKSAPWPSRSAVLEYCAVWMSRAAVGASGVRIADGVEVAGITPSLDAASRVTGAARRLVENQSIAFIGAYVLGLGFTMEPNAAEELIARDGRYRQVVFPYLNGQDLNSRPDSSASRWIINFHDWSEERAKEFPAAYEQVRRLVKPERELCKARDYRELWWRYARRGSAREKAVEGLDRVLAITRVSKVVMPVTVPTGQVMSEATVVFVSTDPGMLALLSSAPHYWWAISRSSTMKGDLRYTPTDVFETLPRPELTPALREAGNRLDTHRSAIMPARGGLTATYNLVHDEKCTDSDITELRTIHRVIDEEVARAYGWHDLLDQPGGLDHGFHATRQGPRYTVGPAVRQEILDRLLEENQRRYKAEVEAGLHDKKGKGGAAKKQAVVPDEEPPSLF; encoded by the coding sequence TTGGACTCCGTCGACAAGCCAGCACGTGTCCGGTTGCGGTACGAGCACGGCGTTTGGCAGTCCGATCCGGTGGTCGGCCAGCAGTCGTGGATCCGCTTCGTCCTCGGTGAACTCCTCGGCTGGGGCGACGCGTTGACGGAGGGATCGGCGCTGGCCGACGCTCTCGCCGTGGACGTCCCCGCGCACGACGAACGCGTCGCGCCCACGTTCGCGCTGCTCGACCCGGATTCCACGGCCCTGGATGCAGCAGGTGACGGCCCTGTGGGTGGTGCGTCCCTGGCCGCCGACTGCGCGATCCTCGGCCTCACCGTCCCGGCCGGACAGCACCCCGCCCGCCGCGTGCCCGACTCACCGTGGTCGGCCACCCCCATCGACCGCATGGCACACCTCTGCCGTCACCACGGCACCGAACTGGGCCTGGTCACCGACGGCCGGTGGTGGGCCCTGGTCTGGGCGCCGCGCGGCGGCGTCACCACTTCCGCCATCTTCGACACGGTCGCCTGGACCGAGCAGGCCGAACGCGTCGTCGTCCGCGCCTTCCTCTCGCTCCTCAGCCGCCGCCGCTTCTTCGCCGTCGCTGACGACGAGATGCTGCTGCCGCTCCTGCGCGAGTCCCTGGACAATCAGGAGGACGTCACCGACGCCCTCGGCGTCCAGGTCCGCCAGGCCGTCGAGCTCCTCGTCGAGGCCATCGGCCGGGCCGACATCGCGGAGCGCGCCAAGGGCGGCCGGGGCCTTGCCGATGTGCCCGCCCAGGAGGTCTACCGGGGCGCGGTCGCCATCATGATGCGCGTCGTCTTCCTCCTCTTCGCCGAGGAACGGGGCCTGCTTCCCAGCGACAACGAGTTGTATGTACAGGCCTATTCGGCCAGCCGTCTCTGCGCGGACCTGGAGGAGCGCGCCCGCGAGACCACCGAGGAGGACCTGGAGCAGACCCGGTCCGGCTGGCACCGCCTGATCGCGCTCTTCAACGCCGTCTACGGGGGAGTCGACCACCCGTCCCTCCCTCTCCACGCCTACGACGGCTCGATCTTCGACCCCGACACGTACCCGTGGCTGGAGGGCCGCGGAACGCGGGAGGGCGACCCCACCGACCCGCTCCCGATCGACGACCGCACGGTGCTCCACATGCTCCAATCCGTGCAGCACGTCTGGATCGGCACGGGGAAGAAGCGGGAACGCCGACGCCTGACCTTCCGCACCCTGGACGTCGAACAGATCGGCTACGTCTACGAGGGCCTGCTCTCGTACCAGGGCCGGCGGGCCGAAGACACGGTCGTCGGCCTGATCGGCAAGCCGGGCCTGGAGGCCGAGGTCCTCCTCACCGACCTGGAGGCGAAGGCGGCTCGCAGCGCGGACGTGGCCGGTCTTGCCGGGATGCTGGCGGAGGAGTTCAACAAGACCACCGGCATCGGCACGGCGGGCAAGCTCGCCAAGTCCCTTGCTCCGATGGGTGATTCGGTACGCGGCGACGCCCGCCGCAAGCTGCTCGCCGCGACCGGCGGCGACCTCGATCTCGCCGAGCGGCTGCTGCCCCTCTACGGCATCATCCGCCGCGACCTGCGCGACCTGCCGGTCGTCATCCGCGCGGGCGCGCTGTACGTCACCGAGTCCGCGCTGCGGAAGAACACGGGTACGCACTACACGCCGAAGTCTTTGGCGCAGAAGGTTGCTGATGGGGCGCTTGAACCGCTGGTGTACGAGCAGGCGCATGGCCCGCTGACGACGTCCGACAAGACGCAGTGGCGGCCCAAGCATTCGTCGGAGCTGCTGAAGCTGAAGGTCGCGGACATCGCGATGGGCTCGGCGGCATTCCTGGTCGCCGCCTGCCGGTATCTCGCGGGCGCGCTCGTCGAGGCGTGGAGCCGGGAGGGGGATGTGCGGGCGAAGACGTACCTGGAGTCGGCCGGCTCGCTGTCCGCCTCGGCGGTCGAGGCAGAGGCCGACCCGGTGATGGTCGAGGCGCGGCGGCAGGTCATCGAACACTGCCTGTACGGCGTCGACATCAACCCGATGGCCGTCGAGATGGCCAAGCTGTCGCTGTGGCTGGTCTCGATGGACCCACAGCGGCCGTTCACGTTCCTGGACGACAGGTTGGTGGCGGGGGATTCGCTGCTCGGGATCACGTCGGTGGAGCAGCTGGAGGCCATGCATCTGGACCCGGCGCGGGGGCGGCGAATCCACGATGGGATCGACTTCACGGGCGGGGTGCGGAGGGTTGTGCGCGAAGTCGCGGACGAGCGGCGGAAGTTGGCGGGGATCCCGGGGGTAGGGCTCAAGGAGTTGGAAGAGAAGCGGGCCATCCTGGAGTCTGTGCGGGAGAAGACGCGGCAGGCGGGAGTGTTCGCGGACCTGGTGGTGGGGGCGGCCCTGGCTGGGGCCGGGAGGGGTGAGAAGGAGCAGAACCAGCTGTCGTTCGCGGCGGTTACGGCTGCCCATGCGGTGGTTGATGCGGGGGGCGAGGGGGAAGTGGCGGCGGCCGAGCTGCGGAAGGCGGGGCGGCTGGCGGGGGAGTGGCTGGCGACGGGGCAGCCGGAGGGGGCGTTCGACCGGGAGCCGGTGCATTTGCCGTTGGTTTTCCCGGAGGTTTGGGAGGAGCAGGGTGGGTTTGATGCAGTGGTGGGGAATCCGCCGTTCTTGGGTGGAAAGAAGCTAACCGGGTCATTCGGAGAGCCCTACCGGGAATACCTGGTCGGTGAGCTTGGGCGCAGCGTGCGTGGGAATGCCGACCTGGTGGCGTACTTCCTGCTGAGGGCGCACGAGCTGCTGAATGAGCGCGGTCAGGCGGGGCTGATCGCGACGAACACTCTGGCGCAAGGGGATACCCGAGAGGTCGGGCTCGATCAGCTTGTGGCGGATGAGGTGGAGCTGCGGCAGGCGGTGAAGAGCGCGCCGTGGCCCTCACGGAGCGCAGTGCTTGAGTACTGCGCGGTGTGGATGAGTCGGGCGGCGGTCGGCGCGAGCGGGGTGCGTATCGCGGACGGGGTGGAGGTTGCGGGGATCACGCCGTCGCTGGATGCGGCGTCACGGGTCACTGGGGCGGCACGCCGCCTGGTCGAGAACCAGAGCATCGCCTTCATCGGCGCATACGTGCTGGGGCTCGGGTTCACGATGGAGCCGAATGCCGCAGAGGAGCTGATCGCCCGGGACGGGCGATACCGGCAGGTGGTGTTCCCGTACCTGAACGGTCAGGACCTGAACTCGCGTCCGGACAGCTCCGCCAGCCGATGGATCATCAACTTTCACGACTGGTCCGAGGAACGGGCCAAAGAATTCCCTGCGGCGTACGAGCAGGTGCGGCGGCTGGTAAAGCCCGAACGGGAGCTGTGCAAGGCCAGGGATTACCGTGAATTGTGGTGGCGTTACGCGCGCAGGGGCAGTGCCCGCGAGAAGGCGGTCGAGGGCTTGGACAGGGTGCTGGCGATCACCCGTGTCAGCAAGGTCGTCATGCCGGTGACGGTGCCGACCGGGCAGGTCATGAGCGAAGCCACGGTGGTGTTCGTATCGACTGATCCAGGGATGCTGGCTCTGCTGAGTAGCGCCCCGCACTACTGGTGGGCCATCAGTCGTTCCTCAACCATGAAGGGCGACCTGCGATACACGCCGACCGATGTGTTCGAAACGTTGCCTCGCCCCGAACTCACCCCGGCCCTCCGCGAAGCAGGCAACCGCCTCGATACTCACCGCAGCGCGATCATGCCCGCCCGCGGCGGCCTCACCGCTACCTACAATCTCGTCCACGACGAGAAGTGCACCGACTCCGACATCACCGAACTCCGCACCATCCACCGTGTCATCGACGAGGAAGTCGCCCGCGCCTACGGCTGGCACGACCTCCTCGACCAGCCCGGCGGCCTCGACCACGGCTTCCACGCCACCCGCCAAGGCCCCCGCTACACCGTCGGCCCCGCCGTCCGCCAAGAGATCCTCGACCGCCTCCTCGAAGAGAACCAACGACGGTACAAGGCCGAGGTCGAGGCTGGCCTGCACGACAAGAAGGGGAAGGGCGGGGCGGCGAAGAAGCAGGCGGTTGTGCCTGACGAGGAGCCGCCGAGTCTGTTCTGA
- a CDS encoding DUF397 domain-containing protein, producing the protein MTIKPSANEGAAGLEWFKISYSTNEGPECVEVADGTGLVHVRDSKRKSGARLASGTAGWTAFVTRVGAGTD; encoded by the coding sequence ATGACCATCAAGCCCTCTGCCAACGAAGGCGCCGCCGGTCTTGAGTGGTTCAAGATCAGCTACAGCACCAACGAAGGCCCCGAGTGCGTGGAGGTCGCGGACGGCACCGGCTTGGTCCATGTCCGTGACTCGAAGCGGAAGTCGGGGGCGCGGCTGGCGTCCGGGACGGCCGGGTGGACGGCGTTCGTGACGCGCGTCGGAGCCGGGACGGACTGA
- a CDS encoding type IV toxin-antitoxin system AbiEi family antitoxin domain-containing protein, whose amino-acid sequence MARSAVAVPAELARRNNRVVRPQDAAGIYVQPRPELARLVRNGAVRKLTHGYYALVPGRHLGSPTWRPDLHSLALGIAQCDYGESGAALMGVGAARVLGAVPRAIAVTVVAVPKQRPPLETDYGRILFVRRTLDTLDLERADTELTQGWITTPEQTLLDLAARPTLGGLPPDAVTEALRALWPRTDAELLEELARTQRKAAALHRARHLVDVQGD is encoded by the coding sequence ATGGCTCGCAGTGCAGTGGCCGTTCCCGCCGAGCTTGCACGGCGGAACAACCGCGTGGTCCGGCCCCAGGACGCCGCCGGGATCTATGTCCAGCCCCGGCCGGAGCTCGCCCGTCTGGTCCGCAACGGGGCCGTCCGCAAGCTCACCCATGGTTACTACGCGCTGGTGCCCGGCCGTCATCTCGGGTCCCCGACCTGGCGGCCTGATCTCCATTCGCTCGCGCTCGGCATCGCCCAGTGCGACTACGGGGAGAGTGGTGCGGCGCTGATGGGTGTGGGTGCGGCCCGTGTGCTCGGCGCCGTTCCTCGGGCCATCGCTGTGACGGTCGTCGCCGTACCCAAGCAGCGGCCGCCGCTCGAAACTGATTACGGTCGCATCCTCTTCGTGCGCCGCACCCTGGACACCCTCGACCTCGAACGCGCCGACACCGAACTCACCCAGGGCTGGATCACCACCCCCGAGCAGACGCTGCTCGACCTGGCGGCCCGGCCCACCCTCGGCGGCTTGCCGCCGGACGCCGTCACCGAAGCCCTTCGCGCCCTGTGGCCCCGCACCGACGCCGAACTACTTGAGGAGCTGGCCCGGACGCAGCGCAAGGCGGCCGCCCTGCATCGTGCCCGCCACCTCGTCGACGTCCAAGGAGACTGA